One window of the Primulina eburnea isolate SZY01 chromosome 18, ASM2296580v1, whole genome shotgun sequence genome contains the following:
- the LOC140819481 gene encoding uncharacterized protein, translating into MAERKLDLPDDLISAKASNRSLTLKGSMGNDEDNVLADMLDDSKDPSLPENTIPLSPQWLYAKPNELKMETRGANTLTLGQPVDLNQKDAWRPDAPEEKKDWIRIAPEPDSGGRWREEERETGLLGRRDRRKMERRVDNASGREISDNRALPAIDRWHDVSGRITVHEARHDGKWSSRWGPDEKEKDAKVDKRTNVKKEESQIDSQSVVSHARSIPERDSESRDKWRPRHRMEGIPGGSSSFRSAPGFGLERGRVEGSTVGFAVGRGRASAAAARPPSVGIIGAAHYDETGIVSGKHSLSMGTYRYPRAKLLDIYRRLNVEDYLDNIPDNLEEVNHVTQLAAVEPLAFVAPTEEEEAIVSDMWKGKLNSSGISHSPFRADGSTNGATESGNLESINGREPALSSDGAEEIMDNLKRSNFLGEKYIVTEAVYGEEHNDGMQFLDGAQFDPAKLTVVDAAVTKIPLIDDNSELPDDSNSLFAMSSLEKHSNDGQNKFGSSPNEFYLDRGIPPEEISLYYLDPQEEIQGPFLGVDIISWFEQGFFGTDLRVRLQDASDDSPFLELGDVMPHLKFRGARDDLNDSSSDIEKSVAMDGSLDAGLRFGVHLREPIPPIALDGSGLQLSDFVVNEALPEGGPSMNLMHHKQFAIQAGQDMEHMLALQQQRQRQLQLQQQQQQLLQQQIHQQQMALKEQQLSQARQVLLEQMLRNQMRESGHGQSHSDALGLNSSLEHAMLKQQILNNLQQHSRYPSRQADQSLEQLIQAKFGQTAHQRQQNDLFDLLSHGRHGQIHPLDQQIPQQDHMHGRQMPLGLMHGLEMEEERQGVLRLPHDGTSHLYGNPAAAHKAISMGFGPLDFVPQQISSEEHLSHFERNYSLQNRLQHGFFGPGMSPFERSMSLPVGAAGVNFDDVNSMARTQGLDMHEQIARMTANLGSQDGGQSYGVYSQHHPLMPNQFRSSHLETGDGHWYENNGQLPNDWMESRLQQIYLHNERLKRESDAKRSVEDPSLWMSAGANDDSSKRLLMELLNQKSGNLSSERLDVTNGIPPKKRIPSGDYSGSGMTNNSPGLLPDQETSFGKSFNASLYGYSSGPPQSRLADGTSSILDTGGLPFRSKDGAFVERGAIASEAEENYLGTVTDVLEEMVEQDGFASLKKGEIPVNVLSRISSIGSDGFHNEKIGVSDSFLDDAAKDRLRSLSFKEPENSFMRHQPVSLTSSSLEGLSEVVADPGVRGKSLLYTSPSDGTRRETRGNNMKISDESGKKDAQFGRTSSGSIADVLETSFSDMLKSNAKKPPIYQENQTQATGISDLSDGVMQAQGSKSNKKKGKKGRQIDPALLGFKVTSNRIMMGEIQRLED; encoded by the exons ATGGCCGAAAGAAAGCTTGATCTACCGGATGATCTTATCTCAGCGAAGGCTTCCAATCGATCTTTGACCCTCAAAG GTTCAATGGGGAATGATGAGGACAATGTGTTGGCTGATATGCTGGATGATTCAAAGG ATCCGTCATTGCCAGAGAACACCATTCCGCTGTCTCCACAATGGCTCTATGCTAAGCCGAATGAGCTTAAAATG GAAACACGCGGGGCAAACACTTTGACTCTTGGCCAACCCGTTGATTTGAACCAGAAGGATGCTTGGCGCCCTGATGCACCCGAAGAAAAAAAGGATTGGATAAGAATTGCTCCTGAGCCTGATTCTGGTGGCCGTTGGCGTGaagaagaaagggaaactgGATTGCTTGGTAGAAGGGATCGTAGGAAGATGGAAAGACGTGTTGACAATGCATCTGGCAGAGAAATTTCTGACAACAGAGCTTTGCCTGCCATTGACAGGTGGCATGATGTCAGCGGTCGTATTACTGTGCATGAGGCAAGGCATGATGGAAAATGGTCTTCAAGATGGGGTCCTGATGAGAAAGAAAAAGATGCTAAAGTGGATAAAAGAACTAATGTCAAAAAGGAAGAATCTCAGATTGACAGTCAGTCAGTTGTTTCTCATGCCCGTTCCATTCCTGAACGTGATTCTGAGTCTCGAGACAAGTGGAGACCACGCCACAGGATGGAGGGAATCCCTGGTGGGTCTAGTTCTTTTCGTTCTGCACCAGGATTTGGACTTGAAAGGGGACGAGTGGAGGGCTCGACTGTTGGTTTTGCAGTAGGGCGTGGTCGGGCTAGTGCTGCTGCAGCAAGACCTCCATCGGTAGGTATAATTGGTGCTGCTCATTATGACGAGACTGGAATTGTTTCAGGAAAACACAGCCTTTCTATGGGAACATATCGGTATCCGAGGGCAAAACTCCTTGACATTTACCGTAGACTAAATGTCGAAGATTATTTGGATAACATTCCTGACAATTTGGAGGAAGTGAACCATGTTACTCAGTTAGCTGCTGTTGAGCCTCTAGCTTTTGTTGCTCCTACTGAGGAGGAGGAG GCCATTGTAAGCGACATGTGGAAGGGCAAACTAAACAGCAGTGGAATTTCTCACAGTCCCTTTAGGGCGGATGGATCAACCAATGGAGCTACAG AGTCCGGAAACTTGGAATCCATCAATGGAAGAGAACCTGCCCTCTCCTCTGATGGTGCTGAAGAGATAATGGATAACTTAAAAAGATCAAATTTCTTGGGTG AAAAATATATAGTTACAGAGGCTGTATATGGAGAGGAACATAACGATGGCATGCAGTTCCTTGATGGTGCTCAGTTTGATCCTGCTAAGCTGACGGTTGTAGATGCTGCTGTTACCAAGATCCCTTTAATTGATGATAACAGTGAACTTCCAGATGATTCTAATTCCCTTTTTGCAATGTCATCTTTAGAGAAACATTCCAATGATGGCCAAAATAAGTTTGGGAGCAGTCCTAACGAGTTTTATCTTGATAGAGGAATCCCTCCAGAAGAAATAAGTTTGTATTATCTTGACCCGCAAGAGGAAATTCAGGGACCCTTTCTTGGAGTGgacattatttcatggtttgaaCAAGGGTTTTTTGGGACTGATTTGCGAGTCCGTTTGCAAGATGCTTCTGATGACTCGCCTTTCTTGGAGTTGGGAGATGTTATGCCCCACTTGAAATTTAGAGGCGCTCGTGATGATTTAAATGATTCAAGTTCTGACATAGAAAAATCTGTTGCAATGGATGGTTCATTGGATGCAGGTTTGCGTTTTGGTGTTCATCTCCGAGAACCTATTCCACCTATTGCATTAGATGGTTCAGGCTTGCAGCTGTCTGATTTTGTTGTTAATGAAGCTCTTCCGGAGGGAGGGCCTAGTATGAATTTGATGCACCACAAACAGTTTGCCATCCAAGCAGGGCAAGATATGGAACACATGTTGGCTCTTCAACAGCAGCGGCAGAGGCAATTGCAGcttcagcagcagcagcagcagctgcTGCAACaacaaatccatcaacaacaaATGGCTCTTAAAGAGCAACAGCTGTCTCAGGCCAGACAGGTGCTTCTTGAGCAGATGCTTCGGAATCAAATGCGTGAGTCAGGCCATGGACAGTCTCATAGTGATGCTCTTGGACTTAACAGTAGTCTTGAACATGCAATGTTAAAACAACAGATTTTAAATAACCTTCAACAGCATTCTCGATATCCATCTAGGCAAGCTGATCAATCCCTTGAGCAGCTAATTCAAGCTAAATTTGGTCAAACAGCCCATCAACGGCAGCaaaatgatttgtttgatctctTGTCGCATGGAAGGCACGGACAGATTCACCCTTTAGATCAGCAAATTCCTCAACAAGATCATATGCATGGAAGACAGATGCCTTTGGGCCTGATGCATGGATTGGAAATGGAAGAAGAAAGGCAAGGTGTTCTTCGTTTGCCACATGATGGAACCAGCCATCTCTATGGAAATCCGGCTGCTGCTCATAAAGCAATATCTATGGGATTTGGCCCTTTGGATTTTGTTCCTCAGCAAATATCTTCTGAGGAGCATCTGAGCCATTTTGAACGCAACTATTCTTTACAAAATAGACTTCAACATGGTTTTTTTGGCCCTGGAATGTCGCCCTTTGAGCGCTCAATGTCACTGCCTGTTGGTGCTGCTGGGGTTAATTTTGATGATGTCAACTCCATGGCTCGCACACAAGGTTTAGATATGCACGAACAGATTGCTCGAATGACCGCTAACCTTGGAAGTCAAGATGGTGGTCAATCTTATGGTGTTTACTCTCAGCATCACCCTTTAATGCCGAATCAATTCCGTTCTTCTCACTTGGAAACTGGAGATGGACATTGGTATGAGAATAATGGTCAATTACCCAATGACTGGATGGAGTCAAGACTACAACAGATATACCTTCACAATGAGAGACTTAAAAGGGAGTCAGATGCCAAAAGGAGTGTCGAAGATCCTAGTTTGTGGATGTCAGCTGGAGCCAATGATGACAGCTCAAAGCGTTTGCTTATGGAGTTACTTAATCAGAAATCTGGCAATCTGTCATCCGAAAGGCTTGATGTGACCAATGGGATACCACCCAAGAAAAGGATACCTTCAGGTGACTATTCTGGTTCAGGCATGACAAATAATTCACCTGGTCTTCTTCCAGATCAAGAAACAAGTTTTGGAAAGTCCTTCAATGCTAGCTTGTATGGTTATTCAAGCGGGCCACCTCAGAGTCGACTGGCTGATGGGACAAGCAGTATTCTGGATACTGGTGGATTGCCTTTTAGATCCAAAGATGGAGCTTTTGTTGAACGAGGAGCAATTGCTTCTGAGGCTGAAGAAAATTATCTG GGGACAGTTACAGATGTTCTAGAGGAAATGGTTGAACAGGATGGCTTTGCAAGTTTAAAAAAAGGGGAAATACCGGTCAATGTCCTAAGCAGAATCTCTTCAATTGGTTCTGATG GATTTCACAATGAAAAGATTGGAGTTTCTGATTCTTTTTTGGACGATGCTGCTAAGGACAG GTTACGGTCTCTCAGTTTCAAAGAACCTGAAAACTCCTTTATGAGGCATCAACCTGTTTCACTAACTTCATCTTCTCTAGAGGGGTTGTCTGAGGTTGTTGCTGATCCAGGTGTCCGAGGAAAAAGTCTCTTATACACTTCACCTTCTGATG GGACGAGGAGAGAAACAAGAGGGAATAATATGAAAATTTCAGACGAATCTGGGAAAAAAGACGCTCAATTTGGGCGCACTTCATCTGGTAGCATTGCTGATGTACTGGAGACATCTTTTAGTGACATGCTTAAAAGCAATGCTAAGAAACCCCCAATATATCAAGAAAATCAAACTCAGGCTACTGGAATTTCAGATTTATCAGATGGGGTTATGCAGGCTCAGGGATCAAAAAGCAACAAAAAGAAGGGGAAAAAAGGTAGGCAGATTGATCCTGCTCTTCTTGGATTCAAGGTTACAAGCAATCGGATCATGATGGGTGAGATACAACGGTTAGAAGATTGA